In Fusarium fujikuroi IMI 58289 draft genome, chromosome FFUJ_chr02, the genomic stretch TAGAGATGTTAGAAGGcggctaggggaggaaagaaaactcaggaccttgatcctagatgacaaaaagacttaggtaaatttgcATAACCTTAGGATATTtcttgctgagtttattttgacaccctgtaTTAAGGTCCAgcgttttcttgctccccgaggggCAGTTGTCGTAACGAAGAGCAGTCAACGAAAACAACGACGACAACTGAGAAGCATTTGCTGTCCCTGAGTATACTGTGTCACTATCCAAAGATGGAATTGTCAACTGGTGACATGTGAAGCCATCGAACACTGGCTTTCAAAGCTGTCCATGCCGTCATCAGCCTTGCAGCTATAATACTTACTGAAAGCATTCTATATCATGACACCAGTATCAAGCTACCTTAGACTAGCTGACTCGCGTATGACAGACAGCTTCGTGCAAGACCCCGAGTTATGAACTTCTTGACATGCCCGAGCCAAATCCGTTACTTTTCCGGTAACACCGAAGCATTCATCACGTGTGGTGAAGCTTTTCTCAGCTATCTTCTGGGGGAAAGAGGAGCACTTCTCATTAGCGTGCCTCGAGGCCCTAGGCGTGCAGCGCGGGTCTTCTCATTGCGTCCGATCCCCATTGGCTCCGCATATTCGGGATAcaaggtcgagaagagagGGCATTTTATATCATGAACTGAGAAGCGTAGGAGGTCGAGTAGGCAATAGTTTAAAGCTGCATTTAAGCGCAGATAGTCGTTGTATGTTCGTTCTACATAGATCGTCTGTTGTCAGTTGACTTTCGTGATATGCTTTATCGGGAGCCGTTCCGTTGATTCTACCAGATCTTTCACCTAACTACGGAGTGGGCCTCTACAGGAATAACCATGGTCCGAACCTAGCCGGTTCAGTGGAGACAACCCGGTGCTTGCCTCTTTCCTTTGGCTTCTATGACCGACCGGGGAAAGAGCTTTTTTCGAGTAAAAAAATTCGTTCCTCTCgattccatcatctccattcATACTCAATCCTCTAAAACACCACCTCCTCCCATCTACTCTCCGACTTGCGCCTTcatcctttttcttttcctgtaCTCTATTCCCATATACCCATAATCAAAATGCTGGCTTCGCGCTTGTCGAGGGCTGTAAGTCTCTCTTACACCGCAATCGCTTCATCCCACATTGCATTGTACTGACCATCGCATCAGCTTCCCCGAGCTTCCCCTCTCGCCGCTCGCTCGGCTGCTTTCACCCGATCTCCTCTGGCTGCCAAGTTCGCTCGCTATGAGTCCACTGAGTCCGAGGGCAAGGTCCAGGGTGCCGTGATCGGTATCGATCTTGGTACCACCAACTCTGCCGTCGCCATCATGGAGGGCAAGGTCCCCCGCATCATTGAAAACTCGGAAGGTTGGTTTTACATGCCAATTCGTCTCACGGACAACCACTAAACATTTCTCAATTAGGTGCCCGAACCACTCCTTCAGTTGTTGCTTTCGCCGAGGATGGCGAGCGACTTGTCGGTGTCGCTGCCAAGCGTCAGGCCGTCGTCAACCCAGAGAACACCCTCTTCGCTACCAAGCGATTAATAGGACGCAAGTTCAAGGATGCTGAGGTTCAGCGTGATATCAAGGAGGTCCCTTACAAAATCGTCCAGCACACCAACGGCGACGCCTGGGTCGCTGCTCGTGGCCAGAACTACTCTCCTTCTCAGATTGGTGGTTTCGTCCtcaacaagatgaaggagaccGCCGAGGCCTACCTCTCCAAGCCCATCAAGAACGCCGTCGTCACCGTCCCCGCTTACTTCAACGACTCTCAGCGACAGAGCACCAAGGATGCCGGTCAAATTGCCGGTCTCAACGTTCTCCGTGTCGTCAACGAGCCTACTGCCGCCGCCCTTGCCTACggtcttgagaaggaggctgacCGCGTTGTCGCTGTCTAcgatcttggtggtggtaccTTCGATATCTCTATCCTCGAGATCCAGAACGGTGTCTTCGAGGTCAAGTCCACCAACGGTGACACCCACCTCGGTGGTGAGGATTTCGATATCCACCTCGTCCGCCACCTTGTCCAGGACTTCAAGAAGACCTCTGGCATTGACCTGTCTGGTGACCGCATGGCTATCCAGCGTATCcgtgaggctgctgagaaggccaagatcgagctttcttcttctctctctacCGATATCAACCTTCCTTTCATCACTGCCGACTCCTCTGGTCCCAAGCACATCAACATGAAGCTCAGCCGAGCtcagcttgagaagatggtTGACCCTCTCATCACCCGCACCATCGAGCCCGTCCGCAAGGCCCTCAAGGATGCTGGCCTCTCCGCTAAGGAGATCCAGGAGGTCATCCTCGTTGGTGGTATGACCCGTATGCCCAAGGTTGCTGAGTCCGTCAAGAGCATTTTCGGCCGCGATCCCGCCAAGTCCGTCAACCCCGATGAGGCTGTTGCCATCGGTGCTGCTATTCAGGGTGCTGTCCTCTCTGGTGAGGTCAAggatctcctccttctcgatgTTACCCCTCTGTCCCTCGGTATTGAGACCCTCGGTGGTGTCTTCACCCGTCTGATCAACCGAAACACCACTATCCCCACCAAAAAGTCTCAGGTCTTCTCCACCGCAGCCGATTTCCAGACTGCCGTCGAGATCAAGGTCTACCAGGGTGAGCGTGAGCTCGTCAAGGATAACAAGCTTCTCGGAAATTTCCAGCTTGTTGGTATCCCCCCTGCTCACCGTGGTGTCCCTCAAGTCGAGGTGACCTTCGACATTGACGCTGACTCCATCGTCCACGTTCACGCCAAGGACAAGTCCACCAACAAGGACCAGTCCATCACCATTGCTTCCGGTTCCGGTCTCTCTGAGAGCGAGATTGAGCAGATGGTTGAGGACTCCGAGAAGTACGCTGAGGCCGACAAGGAGCGCAAGGGTGCTATCGAGGCTGCCAACCGTGCTGACAGCGTCCTGAACGATACCGAGCGTGCTCTCAACGAGTATGCTGACAAGCTCGACAAGACTGAGGCCGACtccatcaaggagaagatcaCCACTCTCCGTGAGTTCGTCGCCAAGAACCTCTCTGGTGAGGGCaccgccaccgccgccgagatcaaggagaagaccgATGAGCTCCAGGTTGCCAGCTTGAACCTCTTCGACAAGATGCACAAGGCTCGCAACGAGAGCAGCGGCGAGcagtcttcctcctctgagCAGTCTCAAGAgggtgagaagaaggatgagaacaagcCTTAAGGGTCTTGATTCTGTGTTATAAAAGCCTGTTACAATatctgaggatgagagatCTGTGCGGCTCAGATCCCTCGCCTGTCCTGTATTTCACTGTATTCATATCCCGCCTAGCCGCTTTTACACTTTTTACCCATATTATGTTTCAGGGTTGGCGGATCTGGCGTTGGAGCTTTAAAACCTCTATTGAGAGAGATttttggtttttttttctgaGATGATGTCACGGAATGGGGGATCATGTTGTATATCTGTATCATGACTTGCCTATAGGTAGACTAATCGCACATCCCCCCTCAAAACATGTTTACCTTCATGGTACTCAATATGACTTGATGTTTTATGCAAGCATGTTCCTTTACTTACGATTATAACTGTGTTAAATATGTTGATTTTTATGAGATATTAATGATCGTGGTACATCATGACATCCATCCCCAAGCAGTGTTAAGTCTGTTTACACCATGCCAGTGAAttgtcttggctttcttCTGTTCCTCTTTATCCCCCACACTCTCTAGTGGACTTCCCCCCGTTTAACTCCATCATCGAACGCGCAGGCTTTAGCCTTGATGTATGTGGTGCTGGCAACTGGAAAGTATGGTAAAGTGACACGCGCTCATTAGGATTCTGAAGCGGTACTCGTTCACCTCGGAAAGCAGTATCCGCAAACAGAAGCTGGCGAGATTCGATCTCGACCTCAGAGACTGGTCTCACTTTTTgttcgtttcttttctttttgcttcttctgctgcttccGCCTGACgacgatggtgttggtgaggGCGGGGGGTATGTGGTGTCAAAGAACCAGCCGCGGCGTTGGGAAAGGCGACGCTCGAGGAGTTGACGGAGGATTGAAACGAAGAGAGATACGACGGCGAGAACGACTATTATGGCGATGATTGTCGCTGGATAAGGATGTATCGAGGTGTGCTTGGGGTGCCAGTCTCGCGATGGTGTTTCCAACGCTGGGTCTTGGTCCATCATGCGCAGGTTttaataggtatttaatGAGAGTGAGTAAAGCAAAACcaaaaaagaacaaagacaagagaatGTGAGTCTGAGTGGAAAATGAATGTGAGGCTAAGAAAAATCAGAGAGCTTGGACCGCTTGGTGTAGAGGCCCAACAAGCATTTTGCGATCACGATCGAAGGTGAAGCGAAGGTGAAGTTGAAAATGGAAAGATGAAAGTATCACTACGAGTATCACGAGACTATCAGTAGTAAACAAACAAGGTCCTATCAGTCACGAAGCAAGCTACGGCGAAGAACCAAGGTCTTGTCTTGTACAGGAATGGAGTAGAATGAGACCAAGCAACTAGTCAACAACAAGGAACAGGGATGGATATATAAGACATCTCACAACGGATTCGGCCATTAGCAAAAAGTGGATAAGACATATGGAAAACGTGCTCAGGAATCCGCGACGTCAATAAATTATTTTGCAAAATATATTTGACTATGATCTTCCGAAACCGAACCAACCCCTCTTCGATGGAGCTGGTGATTCTGTCCTCTCAGGTGTATCCGCCTGAGCgggcgctgctgctgccgccgcttgttgttgctgttgctgcttaGGCGCCTTGTTGGGATAATCGATGTAGTTCCATGCCACGTCGAGGAAGATAGGCTTCACAGGGATTGCGGCAAGCTTAGGGGGGAATTCGACGATGTGCGACAGGTTAACGCCACCGACAGGGTACTGATGCAGACTTCCGATAAGAGGCTGCTTCACGGCATCTGATGTGCTCAGCTCGCGGTTCTTGCGGAGGGTGTCGGCGTGAACAATGGCTCGGTGACGTTGAAGCTCGCCATTGAGAAGAGTTTGGAGATACTCGACGTCTTCAGCGGACACCGTCAGATTGAGGGGAGTGCGGTTTGATGACCCatcagaagatgagatgttTGACTGAGACTCCTCAACAAGACCGTCTGCGTGGTTGATGAGAGCTAGAGCAGCAGCCAGGTTGCTGGAGATGGCATGTGAACGAGCGATAGCCAGAGCCCTAGAGTTTTGTTAGAAAATACGCAAATGCTAGCTTAAGGCTGTGACTTACTTGAGAGCCTCGAAGTACTTCACGTAGGCGGCAATCTGCTCAGCCAACCCCTGATCATTGGCGACACCAGGGAGTTCTGTGATAGACTCAATGTTCTGCAGAATACCGTCATAGAGAGCAACCTTCTCTTTCAGCTTAGCCAGCTTTTTGCCTGTAGGAATATCCTTTACAGGCTTGACTGCTTCTGGGGCTGGCTTGCCCTTTCGTTTCCTCAGCACATTGTACTCCTCAGGGGCACCGTCGTGAGCTCCTGTCAAAACTCTGCTGCGACCAATTCTCCAGCTGATCGTCTCGAAGTTGACAGCGGTACGTGTGATCTGTAGACTCTGCATCCTGGCATCACCTTGTTCCACACCCTCAGCCCTCATCTCGTCAATTGCCTGCTTGGtagcatcaacagcatcctGGCTGAGCATGAGAATTTCGTCATAAGCACCAGCAAGTTCGTAAGGCCCCCGTCCCTTGGGTTCAGCAAGATCCTTGGCCAATCGATCCTTCGAAGCGAGCACAGCACCCCACGCCATCGCAATCTGGGCATCTTCGATATTGACCTCCCGAGACCTCCAAGTCAGGGTCTTAGGTGCGCCCTCAGCACTGGCGATTCCATCCTTGGCCTTTGCTTCGTCTGACTTGAGAATAGTGGGGTCGATATCGTTGATCTGCTTGACGAGGTTGGGGTCAGATTGAGGGAACGCCTTTCGAGCAATGATGGGAATCGGGACAGTTCGAGGTGTCTGGAGTTGGTAGGCGGCATATCGGATAGACGGATCGATGGTTTCGGTGAGCAAGTCCTTGTATAGGTCGCCATTGGTTGCGGTTGCAAGCGCACTGTAGGTGACACGTGCCGTGGCATAGTTGCGCAAACTCGGTTCCCAGCTCTGCTTCTCGAATGCAGCTGTACCACGGATGAGAGAAGCGTATGCGATTGCCTCGAGGAGATCGGTTTGGGAAGCGCCAGATACGTCGGTTTGAGAGAGGGCTTCGACAAGCTCGTCGGCAGCACGTGTGGCCTTGGTGAGACGAGAGGCAATATGCGATCGAGTTCGGCCTGTGATTCCCTTGGTGTCGCTAGTATGACCGGACTTCATGCTCATGGTATGAGCCCACGCTCGCTCGCTTGTCAGAAGAAGTAGATGGACATATCTGGTTCCGTGTCAGGCTAGTATTTTGGATTTCGAGTCTCGGAATGTGCCTACTCATGGTTCTCTGCGATCTTTTCCGCGGTGACCTTGTCATGGTCGTGAAACTTTCCGCGATTCTTGGTGGCaatgttgagcttcttgcggCAGCTCAGCAGTTTCTTGGACAAGCTCTTGTGATAAGTCGAGTAGTCGCCGTAGAGGAGAGCCTGGTCGCGGCCTTGGACGACGAATTTGGTGATATCCATGGCTGCCTATGACGAGGGCGACTTGACGACCCTGGTTTTTTTACCGACAAGTGCAATTAACGGTGCAAGGGAGAGGCCCTTTAAATTCGTTGCGATGGCCTTTGGAGTGAGGTTGATTAAGGGCTGATGAGGCTTTGCCTGACGTGGAGGTTCAGCGGGAGATAATGGCGGGGCACTTTGCTCATCCACAAAAATTTCACGGTCGAGCTAGTTAATGGAGGTGCAGTAAATTGTTAGTGGCGGCGCAGTCGATGTGCATCATTTGGGTGAGAATTTCTCGATTCTATTCACTGACTCTGTTAAATATGTAAATTCAACCTCAATTCTCTATTGATATGTAGTAGCAGGGACTCTAGAGGCAAGACTGATTATTCGTTGAAGAACAGATCAGCTAGTCTAGTAGTGGGagaatctcatcatcattcctCATCGTATGGTATACCCTGCTTTAAGTTCATACAAGGTTTAACACACCTTTATATAAACATTTAGTATAGAACCACTAAATCATCTTGTAAGAATAATGGATATTGATCCATTATGGGCTGATGATGGCAGGGAACACGGAtatataggtaggtattgtTAGATAAGTTAGTTGGTATGGAGAGTAAGCAATGGCTTGTGTTTGGGCCTCTTTCACATGATTAAcgtatttattttaaaggctatCGGGGGATCAAAACAGCCACATGCGGAATTAGTATGGAGCTTCTGAAACCCAAATGTTGGTAGAGTGAATGGGTGAGTGGTGTTAGTTGTGGGATATGGGATATGGGATATGGGATGGATCGAGATAGCTTCAGTCTGTATATCAGGAATTACGTGTTATTTCTTGTTGTTATGAGACCATCTTTTTTTACTAGCCTGGGCTGTTACTGATTGCTGAACCTGTTATTGGTCCATAGGGAGATAGATCTGATAAACAGCCCGTAGATGTAGATGCAGCCAGAATCGAGAGGGAAAAGGCCTCGATTACGTCCCGTCTTTTGATCATGTGCTCGCGGTTTGGTGGGCACCTTTCACCCGTCTTGGTTTAGTTTTAGGCGCCCAGCGCGGGCTCTTTTGGCTGCGTGACCActgcatctccatctcgagAGCTCCAAGGTGAAGTGAAAGTCACGCTTTGTCACGCGCCATCCAGGGGACGTGCTTCCAAATCTACAGCCCAAGTTCAGCGCTCTAAAAGATCAAGCAAATGTCTTTTGGTGCTTCGCCCTTGGAAACCTCGACTCATTTTCTAGAGTCGCCGTCTCTCTATGTAGAGATACCCTGACTCTCTAGAATACCtattcatcttcagcttctgtcATCTCTACAAACTGGAGCTcctgtttctcttctttgcccCCTCGTCCTTGATAACGAGGCCCCAGCGGCTTATCATCGCATCACGTCGCCTTGCATCGTCTCGCCTCTTCACATTCAACTCAACGCAACTCAACTCgactcaacctcaagcacGTTCAACTGAGAGTGCATGCACGTGATCgtttaaaatatatcttcACTGCTGCACTCTCTTTTTATCCATCTTTGCCATTTTTAAGCACTCATCATCCCCCGAGTGATAGGTACTAATACAAGGTACTTCTCATGAGAACGGTACCTCTTCTCATGAAACCAGCCCGCACAACACCCTTCTTGAACTGCATCCTGCAAGTAGCCGCCTGCCACCTGCGGCCTTCATAAAGGATGGCTACAAATGGTATATTCCTCTCCTCCAATCAATATCCTCCCAGTCTCCCTACCAACAAATCCCCATTTCATCCtgttccatctcatcatgaatCAGATTCAGATTAATCAGAGCTAACCAACTTCATCCAGGTCAACCATCTCACTCTGCAAGCGGCGTTCCACCATGGAATCCAGTTGCTCTACTGCAGCCGAACCAGAGGGCGGTTTCAACTCCGAACCTCGTGAACTCCGGCCAAGGCCagttctcgccatcttcatctcttcatcatggtcacCCTGCTCAGAGAATGCAGCCCAGACCTCAAATGAACATGAACATGCACAACAACTCCATGGTGTTTCAGTTCTCCAGTCCTAATGACACTCCATCTGCCGGCCCCTCCAGTCGTTCTTCCACTCCAGGTAGTAGTTATGCCAATGGTTTCAGCGGTGCAGGCCACTTCATCGAGCGTGCGAATAATGTTCAGCATCGCTCTGCCGTTCCTCAGCCAAAGCGAAGGAGAACCGAAGACAGCGAGGGAGTCCACAATTTTATGACTCCTCCAGCACAGGGCGGAAGTGGAATTCTGGGTCAATATGTTACAGACAAACGAAAGGAAGCCAATAGTGCAACTGCGTCACCAGCCATGACAGTTGATCTCACTAGTGGTAAGTCCCGTCGAGAGTCACTTTATGCAATGTTGCTAACACAGCTAGGaaatgacgatgaggacgtGGTCGTTCAAGATCCACGCGAGGAAGAGGTTTGCTACGGAATGATCAAGGCTTCATTGGGCTGCACTCGAGTCCCTTCGCCAAAGCCAGGTACCCAACAGAGTGTCTGGGGTCCAAACTATCAGCCTGCAATCAAGGTCGTGCTCAAGCGGCAGGTAGGTGATACATCGCTTAAGATACAAGCCTACGACCACACACGGCAGATCATTGGTCTGGTAGAGAACCAAGGTGCTCGTGCCGTTGCGCCTCTTCTCGACTCAAACATTCATCTGAGAACGGACAGCCGAATCCCGCCGCAGCCAAAAAAGCCCGGCGAAGAGCCTGGCCAGCCCACCTCACGATCCTATACCCTCGACATCGTCATGTACGGGCCCCTCAAGTACGCTAGGAACGTAGGCGCTCATCTGAGCAAGTTTGGCCTGAAGTTGTTAGCCCCTTATCTCGTCCAGAAGGGAATTCGTGTTCAGAACCCTCATGTTCTCGAATACCGTCCCCCACCTCCGAAGGTATATTCTACTGCGCCTACTAACGATGGGCAAAATGCCTCTTACACCAGCACCTTCAACAACCGAACCGTGGAGGAGATTCGTTCAGAAGTTATGGGCGTCTTCGATTCCCTCACACGAAACGACGATTTGCCAGAGATGGAACCTAGTCAAAATATCTTGACGCCTCTGCTTAAGCATCAGAAGCAAGGTCTGTTCTTCATGATGACCAGAGAAAAGCCCCGTGAGGCGCAGGCATATGAAAAGACTATGGTTTCTTTCTGGCAAGACAAATATGGCCCCGCTGGCCAGCGGATATACTTCAATGTCATCACTGGCCAGAACCAGGCCAGGCCGCCAGCTGAAACTCGGGGAGGAATTCTGGCTGATATGATGGGTCTGGGCAAAACGCTCAGcatcttgtccttgatcaCATCATCCACCGATGCTGCGTATGAGTGGGAACGACAAGCACCTGTCCAGCCAGAAGCGCCCGAGCAGAAACCGACGAAGCACGAGGTCCTATCTCAGCAGCCGACTCTTGCCTTGACTCCGTTGATGAGGAACGCCAAGACCACCTTACTTGTCTGTCCTCTCAGTACGGTAACAAACTGGGAGGAACAGATTAAGCAACACATTCGACCTGGTGCTCTCGACTACCACATCTACCATGGCCCAAACAGGATCAAGGACCCTGCAAGACTCGCAAACTTTGACCTCGTGATTACCACCTATGGCTCTGTATCGAATGAACTCAGTTCTCgtcggaagaagaaggatggccAATATCCGTTGGAACAGATTGGCTGGTTCAGGATTGTGCTGGATGAAGCTCACATGATTCGAGAACACAGCACTCTCCAGTTCAAGGCCATCTGTAGACTACAGGCAGACAGACGCTGGGCCGTCACCGGTACACCCGTGCAGAATCGGTTGGACGATCTTGCTGCCTTATTGGCCTTCCTTCGGCTTCACCCATTCCACGATCGATCCAAGTTCCTTCGCTACATTGTGGAGCCATTCAAGGCATGCGATCCTGAGATCGTGCCCAAACTCCGAATCCTAGTAGATACAATCACGCTACGTCGACTgaaagacaagatcgacCTGCCTCCTCGAGAGGATCTCGTGGTGAGACTTGATTTCAGTCCCGAGGAACGCAGTATCTACGATTTGTTCGCAAAGAATGCGCAGGATCGAGTCAAGGTGCTCGCTGGAACTAATAATGGCCAGGCACTAGGCGGTAATACCTACATTCACATTCTCAAAGCAATTCTACGACTTCGACTACTCTGCGCGCATGGAAAGGATCTACTCAATGACGCCGACCTAGATACCTTGCAGGGAATGTCGGCAGAGATGGCAAtcgacattgatgatgacgacgatgacgacaaaCCAGCACTTTCAGATCAGAAAGCACACGAGATGTTTACACTGATGCAGGAG encodes the following:
- a CDS encoding putative Hsp70 family ATPase SSC1, with the translated sequence MLASRLSRALPRASPLAARSAAFTRSPLAAKFARYESTESEGKVQGAVIGIDLGTTNSAVAIMEGKVPRIIENSEGARTTPSVVAFAEDGERLVGVAAKRQAVVNPENTLFATKRLIGRKFKDAEVQRDIKEVPYKIVQHTNGDAWVAARGQNYSPSQIGGFVLNKMKETAEAYLSKPIKNAVVTVPAYFNDSQRQSTKDAGQIAGLNVLRVVNEPTAAALAYGLEKEADRVVAVYDLGGGTFDISILEIQNGVFEVKSTNGDTHLGGEDFDIHLVRHLVQDFKKTSGIDLSGDRMAIQRIREAAEKAKIELSSSLSTDINLPFITADSSGPKHINMKLSRAQLEKMVDPLITRTIEPVRKALKDAGLSAKEIQEVILVGGMTRMPKVAESVKSIFGRDPAKSVNPDEAVAIGAAIQGAVLSGEVKDLLLLDVTPLSLGIETLGGVFTRLINRNTTIPTKKSQVFSTAADFQTAVEIKVYQGERELVKDNKLLGNFQLVGIPPAHRGVPQVEVTFDIDADSIVHVHAKDKSTNKDQSITIASGSGLSESEIEQMVEDSEKYAEADKERKGAIEAANRADSVLNDTERALNEYADKLDKTEADSIKEKITTLREFVAKNLSGEGTATAAEIKEKTDELQVASLNLFDKMHKARNESSGEQSSSSEQSQEGEKKDENKP
- a CDS encoding related to signal recognition particle 68 kDa protein, which codes for MDITKFVVQGRDQALLYGDYSTYHKSLSKKLLSCRKKLNIATKNRGKFHDHDKVTAEKIAENHEYVHLLLLTSERAWAHTMSMKSGHTSDTKGITGRTRSHIASRLTKATRAADELVEALSQTDVSGASQTDLLEAIAYASLIRGTAAFEKQSWEPSLRNYATARVTYSALATATNGDLYKDLLTETIDPSIRYAAYQLQTPRTVPIPIIARKAFPQSDPNLVKQINDIDPTILKSDEAKAKDGIASAEGAPKTLTWRSREVNIEDAQIAMAWGAVLASKDRLAKDLAEPKGRGPYELAGAYDEILMLSQDAVDATKQAIDEMRAEGVEQGDARMQSLQITRTAVNFETISWRIGRSRVLTGAHDGAPEEYNVLRKRKGKPAPEAVKPVKDIPTGKKLAKLKEKVALYDGILQNIESITELPGVANDQGLAEQIAAYVKYFEALKALAIARSHAISSNLAAALALINHADGLVEESQSNISSSDGSSNRTPLNLTVSAEDVEYLQTLLNGELQRHRAIVHADTLRKNRELSTSDAVKQPLIGSLHQYPVGGVNLSHIVEFPPKLAAIPVKPIFLDVAWNYIDYPNKAPKQQQQQQAAAAAAPAQADTPERTESPAPSKRGWFGFGRS
- a CDS encoding related to helicase-like transcription factor protein; protein product: MATNGQPSHSASGVPPWNPVALLQPNQRAVSTPNLVNSGQGQFSPSSSLHHGHPAQRMQPRPQMNMNMHNNSMVFQFSSPNDTPSAGPSSRSSTPGSSYANGFSGAGHFIERANNVQHRSAVPQPKRRRTEDSEGVHNFMTPPAQGGSGILGQYVTDKRKEANSATASPAMTVDLTSGNDDEDVVVQDPREEEVCYGMIKASLGCTRVPSPKPGTQQSVWGPNYQPAIKVVLKRQVGDTSLKIQAYDHTRQIIGLVENQGARAVAPLLDSNIHLRTDSRIPPQPKKPGEEPGQPTSRSYTLDIVMYGPLKYARNVGAHLSKFGLKLLAPYLVQKGIRVQNPHVLEYRPPPPKVYSTAPTNDGQNASYTSTFNNRTVEEIRSEVMGVFDSLTRNDDLPEMEPSQNILTPLLKHQKQGLFFMMTREKPREAQAYEKTMVSFWQDKYGPAGQRIYFNVITGQNQARPPAETRGGILADMMGLGKTLSILSLITSSTDAAYEWERQAPVQPEAPEQKPTKHEVLSQQPTLALTPLMRNAKTTLLVCPLSTVTNWEEQIKQHIRPGALDYHIYHGPNRIKDPARLANFDLVITTYGSVSNELSSRRKKKDGQYPLEQIGWFRIVLDEAHMIREHSTLQFKAICRLQADRRWAVTGTPVQNRLDDLAALLAFLRLHPFHDRSKFLRYIVEPFKACDPEIVPKLRILVDTITLRRLKDKIDLPPREDLVVRLDFSPEERSIYDLFAKNAQDRVKVLAGTNNGQALGGNTYIHILKAILRLRLLCAHGKDLLNDADLDTLQGMSAEMAIDIDDDDDDDKPALSDQKAHEMFTLMQETNNDACIQCSRRISSNESSNIETEGQDDILGFMTPCFHVICRNCIKTFKERAKALMPEGENSGYCPVCNTYVRHAFVQLHRREVDAEHDGPAKPKSRNAVKNFDKYDGPHTKTRALIEDLLKSKAASEANPSEPPYKSVVFSGWTSHLDLIELALNANDIVFTRLNGSMSRTQRTTAMDRFREDNTVHVILVSIMAGGLGLNLTSGNSVYVMEPQYNPAAEAQAIDRVHRLGQKRPVRTVRYIMRDSFEEKMLELQEKKMKLASLSMDGQNRSLDKAEAARQKLMDLRSLFK